From Candoia aspera isolate rCanAsp1 chromosome 4, rCanAsp1.hap2, whole genome shotgun sequence, a single genomic window includes:
- the LOC134497057 gene encoding olfactory receptor 10G6-like — MPGMVCENQTALMHFVLLGIPYPPILRAPLFFFFVCIYLLTLLSNFLVFFATIYEPRLHKPMYWFLCHLAIVDVATSTTVVPKMIASFLEGNKVISFSGCITQLFFYHFVGCTECFLYTVMAYDRFLAICRPLHYSILMNRKICLWLSVGTWFGGCLHSAIETALTFHLPYGLGNEVSYIFCDIPAMLKLACADTSFNEMFTLIDVGLVAMSCVLLILVSYVYIVFAILRIRNADGQRHAFSTCTSHIILVFTFYIPLTFTYLRPGAEDPLGGVVAIFYTTMTPFLNPVIYTLRNKEMKDAVLKLKGRKP; from the coding sequence ATGCCTGGAATGGTGTGTGAAAACCAAACGGCCCTGATGCATTTTGTCCTCTTGGGCATTCCATACCCACCCATATTACGTgcccctttgtttttcttttttgtgtgcaTCTACTTGTTGACCCTACTTAGTAACTTCCTGGTCTTCTTCGCCACAATCTATGAACCACGGCTGCACAAGCCAATGTACTGGTTCCTTTGCCACTTAGCCATTGTGGATGTTGCCACTTCCACTACTGTGGTGCCCAAGATGATTGCTTCGTTTCTGGAGGGCAACAAAGTCATCTCATTTTCAGGCTGTATAACTCAGCTCTTCTTCTACCATTTTGTGGGCTGCACAGAATGCTTCCTCTACACTGTGATGGCCTATGACCGCTTCCTGGCCATCTGCAGGCCACTTCACTATAGTATCCTCATGAACCGCAAAATCTGTCTCTGGCTTTCCGTGGGCACCTGGTTTGGTGGGTGTTTGCACTCGGCCATAGAGACAGCCCTGACCTTCCATTTGCCCTACGGACTGGGGAATGAGGTAAGCTACATCTTTTGTGACATCCCAGCCATGCTGAAGCTGGCATGTGCAGACACCTCCTTCAATGAGATGTTCACCTTGATTGATGTTGGTCTCGTTGCCATGAGTTGTGTTCTACTTATTCTGGTGTCATATGTCTACATTGTCTTTGCTATCCTGAGGATTCGCAATGCTGATGGCCAGAGACATGCCTTCTCCACCTGTACCTCTCATATAATCCTGGTGTTTACCTTTTATATTCCTCTCACTTTCACATATCTGAGGCCAGGAGCAGAGGATCCCCTTGGAGGGGTGGTTGCTATATTCTATACCACTATGACTCCTTtcctgaatccagtcatatataCGCTCCGAAACAAGGAGATGAAAGATGCTGTCCTGAAACTAAAAGGCAGGAAGCCTTAA